The window CAAAGGGCACTATGTCGCTAAACTCGTCTTGGAGCTGTTCGTCGGCATCGTAGGGTCCGCCCCAAGGATAGCGATAGGGAGAGTCGCCAGGGTCTTCCTTGTCCGCGTAGGGCATCTCGTTCTGAGGGTCTTCAAACATGCCTCGAAACCAGTGGACCATATACTCGATCTGCTTCGTCCGAGCGAAGCGCTTGAGCCTAGACGAGGTAACGTAGTTCTCTGGATCGTCCGGTGAGTAATATCGGGCTGCCACGTCCTGTCTTTCGTTAAAGGTTCGGGCCCACGTCGCTAATGTCACCGCATTGATGTAAGCGATGTACTTACCGCCTCGTACCGTTTCATCTCGACCACCGGCAGGACAAGAGCCTTTATACGCTTAAGGTAGTCAGCTCTCCTAGGGGCACGAGCAAATCCCAACATATCGCGCAGTAAACAGTCGTTTTTAGGAATTCCAATCAAAATCTTCAATCTCCCGCCAAGGATTAGCACTGAGTGCCACAAACGGTGGTTTTCGGGCCCCAGAGTAAGGCAGAGTGACCTAGAAGGAGGGATCACAAGACCAGCTTCGAGGGATCGACACCTGCGTCTTCTAGTCGTCGCCTGGCGGCAAGCTGCACCTCCGGATTGAACTCCTTACTGTGTTTTAGGACCAGTGCCTCGCCGGTAAGCTCGGGGCAGCCATAGTCGATCAAGATCCTGAAGCCGTCTGTCGGGGTCTTGCTGGTCGCGAACCCGATCAGGGTCTCCTTTACGCCGACACGGGCGACCTTCTGGCGCGTCCGGGACAGCCTGATGGTCTTTCCTCGCTCCTCGCTGTGCATCTCCTCAAATGCGTGGATCGTCTTCCAGAAGTCGTGCTCGAGCGTGCCGGGCTCTTCTTTCGGAAGTATCTCCACCAAGCGCCGGAAGGCGGCTTCCTCTACATCGGTCGCGCTGAGCCTGCGGGCATTGGCTCTAAAGTTGCGGAGCTTGGCGGGGTCCGTAGTGGCCGCGATCGCGATCAGGACGTTCTTGTGATCAGCCATGGGGGTTCCGCTTACGATGCACGGACGATGACGGCTGCGACGGGAGGCTCCACAGCGAGGAGTGTGTAGCTCTTGATCGGCTCGCCGGTAACATACTCCCTGCGTGGAGTGCCCGCGTCGTCGAGAAGCGGCTCTGCGCCGACCGCCTTCTTGATGTACCAGCCTAGGTACATGTTGAGCGGCATCTTTCCGGGCGCCTTGTCAGCATAGGCGTCCACGCCGATCACCTCCTCGTAGAGAGCCCGAATGTTTGGGATGGCCATCATCGCGCGAAAGACAGTGAGCGTGAAATGCTCGTCCGCTTTTCCCGCGTCACGGATCTCGCGGGCTACGGTCTGCGCCATCTCGTAGAGGGCCGTGGTGTTGTCGATCTCCCGCCGCCGATCAGCCGGTAGGTGTTCGTAGACGGCGCGTTCCAGCGCGCGCTGCATGAAGGCGGAGGGATCGATCCCAGCTTCGGAGGATAGCGACTTGATGAGGTCGGCCACATCGCTCCGGAGGCGTAAGGAAATTCGGGTTGTACTATCAGTCATAATTTACAAACTCCACCAGTGTATGACTGCTGATATACAGGGAAGTCTGCTGAGTCAACAGGTGAATGACACCTGTTAAAAGTCTTGGCCTACATCAGACCCAATCCACATTTGTCTTGGATTGGCGCTGATCGAGCAGCCTGCAGAGGAAGGCTTAAGCCAACGCGACCGACCTCTACGCCGCCTGCTGTAAGCCTTAACGTACCCGACTTTTTCAACGCCGTTCTAATCCGTACTCATGAACTCGGGGGGCCACGCCTCTCGGGCATCCTCATTGACCAAGCGGATGACCGACCGCACTGAAACGTCTGTAAAATCGAGCTTCCGCAGACATGTACGGCACATGGTGGTCGCCGTCTTGTAACGTTTTACGCCGGTCTCGATTGTGGCGTTGCGGTAAGTCAGATCGTGACCCTTGCGGTTCAGGACAGGGACGAAGGGCGTTACTTCCCGCGTTAAGGGGGTAAGCCAGAAACGGTGGTTTTTGGAACGTGGTGAATGGCGGTTCTGAGCCCAAACTTCCGACACTTACTTGCACCTCTAATGTCGGCTTCTAGTTCAGGAATAATCTAAATGGTTTGCCGGACGAAAACAGTGCTCAAAAACCCTTCAACAAAGGGTTGTTAGCACAAACCACGATAGCGAGTACGTTTATGCTAGCGTAAGATCATAGGGAACATTCGAGAAATTTTGCGTTGCCACCATTCCAGCGTAGGTTTTTCACCGGAAACAAGATCAACTTCTTTTAGAAATTCCCACCAAAGGTTCGGCAGATCATGAAGATCATTGTAAAGGATGCTGGTTTTACTTTCATGTAACTTTAAGATGACAAAGCCCAGGCGGGTCATGCTCGCTGGCCGCGTCATATCTGAAATTGAGTTCTCCATTTTTCCAGCGACGTTCCTTGTGCTTACCGTGCTTCGTCGTATTAGCAACGTCTACACAGAGACCCTGATGAGGTATTTTCGCGTCTACCAAATCAGTAAAGTCCTGTTCCTTTACCCTGAACTTTTTCTTGCGTTCTTGTTGCATCCATCGTGTTCTCGCCCAGTTTTCCAAAGAAGACGCTGAAATACATGCATTGAGTGCTAAGTAAGCGAGCGGCTCATGTTCTTCCGGAAATGATCGTTGGACGTCTCCGAAAGCATCCACATCCCAATACATTTTAGACCATGCTGCGCGGATGTCCCCGATGATGAGCGTATGGAGCGCCGGTAGTTTCTCAGATTTTTCAGGCCTGTTTCTCATAGTATTTATTCAACCTTCAAAATTTCTCTCAAGGCTGATTTTGCTCCACTATGATGATCGCCTTCTAGAAACTCTGTTGTCGAATAAGTCCTTTTTCCCGTATTCTGAGCCAAACCTTTAACTGTGACGTAGTCCCAATGGTGCGTGACCACACTTTTTTCTGCATCAAAGTTCCACCAGTCCTCGTATTGTCCTAGGTGTCCCTTTGTAACTTCGTAAAACTGTTTGCTCATTCATCTGTCCTTATAAAATAATGATAGTCGCTTTCGTCCTTTATAATCGGCTTTGTGGGACGCTGCGATAAGTGTCCAGTTTAGGTCAGAAATATGATACGCGAAAGGTAACTTTATCCGGCACTGCCGTCATTCAGACGTGTGCCAAAAACCCTCGTTTTTGGCACACGCATCCCCTGCCCTGTTTTTAGCTGCCACAAACCCGCTTCAAAAGCCGAACAGTAGATACACGTTTTTGAACTGCACCGGCTTACCCATCCATGCAAGCTTTTTGATATTAGCTCGCATGGCGACCGATGGGGCTGAGCTATATAAAACAGGGGTTTCATGGGTTCTTCGCGCTTCACCTCTTCCGGTATGCACGCTTTCCCGCTATAATGGGTGCGTAGCCTGCAAGGATTGGCCCCATGACACCCCCTCCGAAACCGGCCTGGAACCGCGGCAAGGTGGTGGGCAAGAAACCCCCGCTCACCCCTGACGAGGTCAGCCTGATCCGGCTCTTGCTGCGGCAGGACAGCCGGACGCAAGCTGCGGCGGTCCGTGACCTGGCGCTGTTTAACGTGGCCCTGGATACCTGCTTCCGGGGCTCCGACTTGGTGCGGCTGCGGGTCGCCGATGTGGCCACCCCGCTCGGGGTGCGCGAGATTGTCGAGATCCGGCAGAAGAAGACCGAGACCCGGAATGCCCGCCCCGTGCAAGCGCGGCTGTCGGCGGTGACGCGCGACAGCCTGCGCGTCTACCTGGCCGCCAGCGAGCGGCCGCTGCACGGCTGGCTGTTCACCGGACAGGGCGTGCGCTGGTCGCATTCACACCTGAGTGAAAGCCAGCTCTGGCGGCTGTTCAAAGGCTGGCTGATACGGGCTGGCTCGATCCCGCGCTCTACGGGCTGCACTCCCTGCGCCGCACCTTCCCGACCTATATCCACCAGCAGACCGGCAACCTACGGGCTGCCCAGCTCCTGCTGGGCCACGTCAGCATCGAGAGCACGAAAGAATACATCGGCACCGAACAGGCCGAGGCCCTCGACATCGCCCGCAAATACCATCTCTGATGATCGCGCAGACCTATCTGGCGAAACGCAATCCAGTGAAGAACTGGGCGTGGCTGGAGAGTCGAACACAGCAGCGTAGGTTAGCTTGATTGCGGGCCTAATCATCTTTTGATGCTCCATCCGTGCGGGATGAGGATTACATCGTCTTCATCAACAGATGCAGGGGTGTAGGTCACATTCAGCAGGCGCTGAGGGACGACAAGTTCGTGGGAAAGGTTTGCGTTCAGTCTCTCAATGATAGTTTTAGAGTATAACGGTATACCATCGAGGTCATCCCAATCGCTTTCCGGACGCTGAAATAAATCCAGTCCGCCTATAAATACTGATTCAACAAGATAGCCTTTCTTTTTTTTCTTTGTTGAAACGGTAACGTCCAGTACGTGCCCACGACCAGGTAGTTGGATGAAGTTTGCGCCCGCAGCCGATAGTGTGTCCGCAATAAATTCAAAACTCGCCTTAAGTTCGGGTATTTTTTGTAAGTCAAATACTTCGTCAAAATATTTACTTTTGATCTTGGGGCGGAGGTTACCTGTCGAGTCAAAAAATATCTCGAATAGCATCCCGTCTAACAACGCCTTCCGCTTCAATTTGCCAAACTGTGCAGTGCGCGATTTGAAGTCTTCGATAAAAACGTCAGCGGCTCCAGATGATCCACAAGCGGCTTGATATATATTTCGACCAAGGACGAATAGGTTGTTAATACTCATCGGCTTAACGCTTTTTTCATCAAGCTTCAGTAATGCCGGATTTTGAACATACCAATTATAGCTCTTCAAACCTTCTATAATTTTATGTGACAACTTAGAGTTGTCGAGGCCAAACAGGCCATCTGCAAGAGCGGTTTCGTCATATTCCTTAACTATTTTGTCGATACCTAGATTGAAATAGAACTCACCGGCTAAGGATGTGTGTTCCCATGTAGTCTGCTTACCTTGGCTGGCGGCGGCGACGGTGTTTCTTACCCGCTTGAACATTGTCTCGATGGGGCAGTCTTTTGTGTCAATGTGCTGCAACAGAGCCTCAGTATAAGTGCCATTCCGTCCGACCCCATCAGCAGCGGTTTCACCGGGGGACGTTGCAAATCCTATGATCGTGCCTTTCGGGGCATAAACAGACGCAAGGCCGCGCATGGCTATATCCCGATGCCACGCCCTCTTCCAAGGATTGTTTCGGCACGCATCCAACACAATAATCTTGGTTAATGCCTTGGATTTTGCCAATACCTCTACAACCTTATCCAAGGAGAGTGAGCTGTATTTTGCATCAATCTCTGAAGAGTCGTCTGTGTCGATGGCTAGCAAATAATTGCTACCATCAATTTGCATACCATGACCGGCGAAAAAAAAACATTCCGACATCATGGGTTTTGAGAAGATCACCACATTCTTTAAGCTTTTTTTCCATGGCCGCTTTTGAGCAGTCTGTCCCGAGTATCACCTCAAAATCGTAGGACTTTAGTTTTTCACTTATGTCCAAAGCGTCGTTGACAGGATTTTCGAGTTCGCCACCTGCGGGATACTCCGCATTCCCTAAAACCAGAGCTGCCATTTTTTCTTTTCAACTTAAATCTCCCTTGCCGACGCACATACTTGCGTTCTCAAATGTTCATAACCGTTCCGCTACTCGTAATTTTTTGAATCTCCACCCAGTCCGCGCGTCGTGCGCCCGGTTGTTCCGGCATGGAATTTTGGAAATAAGTGGCTCAGTCGGTAACCATGAGATGCACCGGGTAAGCGATCCATCCGCTCATAGCTTTCCACGGTAACAAGACCGTTGATGTTCAGAATCCCAAGAGCGCGCTTAATGCGCTTAATCGGGACACCCGCATAGTCGCTGATTTGATCGTAGGTGATCCGGGTCACGTTCTGTTTAGTGTCACGCCGCGCCGCGAGCGCGAGATAGATTTTCACGGCATCCAGCTCTGCCACCTTACGAAGATAGAAGTCTTCGAACATCGGCATAGCTCCATTGCCATCGTATAAAGGTTTCGCAGGCAGCGCGGCCCAAAGGACGCCCCTTGCCGTAGTTTGTGAGTTGGAATGTGCTGCGCCCGTTAGCTTCGCGTATCACCAAATTACGTGCTGCCAGAATTTCGAGACCATCGGCAATCTTGGTGCGGCTTACGCCAGTTGCGGCAAACAGGTCGTTGTATGTCGCGCGAGCGATGCCCTCTTCCAGATCAGCGCGATGCGCGATTGCCATCAGAACCATGAGAGCTGCTGTTTCGGATGCCCCGGCCTCGGCACGCCACTTGAAGGCTGAAAGCCCGCCTTCTTCCATCCAAGCAGACGGCAGCTTTACCCACTGACGCATGTTCATTTGCGACGTTCCTTCGTGATGGCGTGAAGGACTACGTGCAGCGCAAATCCGGCTACACCTACAGCACTAATTCCAAGGAGAAGCGCGAGGATGATCGGGGGTGCTGAGAGCAGCGAGGAGAGAACGTCATCAGAGG is drawn from Loktanella sp. M215 and contains these coding sequences:
- a CDS encoding caspase family protein codes for the protein MAALVLGNAEYPAGGELENPVNDALDISEKLKSYDFEVILGTDCSKAAMEKKLKECGDLLKTHDVGMFFFRRSWYAN
- a CDS encoding tyrosine-type recombinase/integrase, with amino-acid sequence MTPPPKPAWNRGKVVGKKPPLTPDEVSLIRLLLRQDSRTQAAAVRDLALFNVALDTCFRGSDLVRLRVADVATPLGVREIVEIRQKKTETRNARPVQARLSAVTRDSLRVYLAASERPLHGWLFTGQGVRWSHSHLSESQLWRLFKGWLIRAGSIPRSTGCTPCAAPSRPISTSRPATYGLPSSCWATSASRARKNTSAPNRPRPSTSPANTISDDRADLSGETQSSEELGVAGESNTAA
- a CDS encoding caspase family protein — its product is MQIDGSNYLLAIDTDDSSEIDAKYSSLSLDKVVEVLAKSKALTKIIVLDACRNNPWKRAWHRDIAMRGLASVYAPKGTIIGFATSPGETAADGVGRNGTYTEALLQHIDTKDCPIETMFKRVRNTVAAASQGKQTTWEHTSLAGEFYFNLGIDKIVKEYDETALADGLFGLDNSKLSHKIIEGLKSYNWYVQNPALLKLDEKSVKPMSINNLFVLGRNIYQAACGSSGAADVFIEDFKSRTAQFGKLKRKALLDGMLFEIFFDSTGNLRPKIKSKYFDEVFDLQKIPELKASFEFIADTLSAAGANFIQLPGRGHVLDVTVSTKKKKKGYLVESVFIGGLDLFQRPESDWDDLDGIPLYSKTIIERLNANLSHELVVPQRLLNVTYTPASVDEDDVILIPHGWSIKR